In a genomic window of Streptomyces koelreuteriae:
- a CDS encoding anti-sigma regulatory factor, with the protein MHTAAGVEACLPIRSDLDLVWVRQHVRQAAARLGFGLVAQTKLVTAASELARNTLVHGGGGQMEATRVGSAGAQGLRLSFTDEGPGIADLDRALCDGYTSGGGLGMGLSGARRLVHDFHIDSTPGDGTTVRVTCWVAQPPRPREEA; encoded by the coding sequence ATGCACACCGCCGCGGGCGTGGAGGCCTGCCTGCCCATCCGGTCGGATCTGGACCTGGTGTGGGTGCGACAGCACGTACGGCAGGCCGCCGCCCGGCTCGGCTTCGGCCTGGTGGCGCAGACCAAGCTGGTCACCGCGGCCAGTGAGCTGGCCCGCAACACCCTGGTGCACGGGGGTGGTGGGCAGATGGAGGCGACGCGGGTCGGCAGCGCGGGCGCGCAGGGCCTGCGGCTGTCCTTCACCGACGAGGGGCCGGGCATCGCCGACCTGGACCGGGCGCTCTGCGACGGCTACACCTCCGGCGGCGGGCTGGGGATGGGGCTGAGCGGCGCGCGGCGCCTGGTGCACGACTTCCACATCGACAGCACGCCGGGCGACGGCACGACCGTGCGGGTGACCTGCTGGGTCGCCCAGCCGCCGCGTCCGCGCGAGGAGGCCTGA
- a CDS encoding ATP-binding protein: MSTEPRGDDALTSEDIPSRTNSFVGEPHDVTGARLAAEGFLRDLARSSPPSAPEYWDDILLVVTELAANAVQYAPGPFALRMRRTFDGVHVMMHDTSSTEPAPRPFDPRSGGGGIGWHLIHTLCDQVSVVADERGKDVHVFLPW; the protein is encoded by the coding sequence ATGTCAACCGAGCCGCGTGGGGACGACGCACTGACCTCCGAGGACATCCCGAGCCGCACGAACAGCTTCGTGGGCGAGCCGCACGACGTGACCGGTGCGCGGCTGGCCGCGGAGGGGTTCTTGCGTGACCTGGCACGATCCTCCCCGCCCTCTGCCCCCGAGTACTGGGACGACATCCTGCTGGTGGTGACGGAACTGGCCGCCAACGCGGTGCAGTACGCCCCTGGTCCGTTCGCGCTGCGGATGCGCCGGACCTTCGACGGGGTGCACGTGATGATGCACGACACCAGCAGCACGGAACCCGCCCCGCGGCCCTTCGATCCGCGCAGCGGTGGCGGCGGCATCGGCTGGCACCTGATCCACACCCTGTGCGACCAGGTCAGCGTGGTGGCCGACGAGCGCGGCAAGGACGTGCACGTGTTCCTGCCCTGGTGA
- a CDS encoding PRC-barrel domain containing protein: protein MAIDRIWSYAPDSGHVEGQDLTGFTVAATDGTIGHLDREAAPHGMRHLVVDTGVWVFGRSVLVPAGVVNGIDTQARKITLACTRGDAKEAPRFQTDSETRDREYLTAVGDYYDRLPPREATPV from the coding sequence GTGGCCATCGACAGAATCTGGTCGTACGCGCCGGACAGCGGGCACGTCGAGGGGCAGGACCTGACCGGGTTCACCGTCGCCGCGACCGACGGCACGATCGGGCACCTGGACCGCGAGGCCGCCCCGCACGGCATGCGGCACCTGGTCGTCGACACCGGAGTCTGGGTGTTCGGCCGCAGCGTGCTGGTGCCGGCCGGAGTCGTCAACGGCATCGACACACAGGCCCGGAAGATCACACTGGCCTGCACCAGGGGAGACGCGAAGGAGGCCCCGCGCTTCCAGACGGACAGCGAGACCAGGGACCGGGAGTATCTGACGGCCGTGGGCGACTACTACGACCGGCTGCCGCCCCGTGAGGCGACCCCGGTCTGA
- a CDS encoding STAS domain-containing protein, with protein sequence MPLAQNPLSVEVELPREDVALITVDGYLDVDTATEFQAHLANQLHHGRRHFLLDLSSVPFMDSSGMNIILRVYQETRKTAGSVHVISPTSAVRRILDLTGVSITVPISESVDEALARADAAPDTPEEPGEAGV encoded by the coding sequence GTGCCCCTCGCCCAGAATCCGCTGTCCGTGGAAGTCGAGCTGCCCCGCGAGGACGTGGCCCTGATCACGGTCGACGGCTACCTGGACGTCGACACCGCGACCGAGTTCCAGGCTCATCTGGCCAACCAACTCCACCACGGCCGACGGCACTTCCTGCTCGACCTGTCGTCCGTCCCCTTCATGGACTCGTCGGGGATGAACATCATCCTCCGTGTGTACCAGGAGACCCGTAAGACCGCCGGCAGCGTGCACGTCATCAGCCCGACGTCCGCCGTACGCCGCATCCTCGACCTGACGGGCGTCAGCATCACGGTGCCGATATCGGAGAGCGTGGACGAGGCTCTGGCCCGTGCCGACGCGGCGCCGGACACCCCCGAGGAGCCGGGGGAAGCGGGCGTCTGA
- a CDS encoding STAS domain-containing protein: MPEHEADGQLATPTREVRDFLHRRREQIAQRWADEPLFRTVFTVSRDEAVEAGKAVVDALARVADSDQVEDPDSAGFSAVREQLARMGAARSRAGLSNTQVSSELAALRPPVENLLVADLEQAPPEHLRACSTAFAVLMGTLRLVAMQTALSEWEALSDRQRLQLMEVATPVIRLWDGIVAVPLIGTLDSARSQVVMETLLDAVVDQHARFAILDITGVPTVDSLVAQHLMKTVAAARLMGAECIVSGIRPAIAQTIVHLGLDLDVITRANLADALGYALHQLGADIVNAGAGQR; the protein is encoded by the coding sequence GTGCCGGAGCACGAAGCGGACGGACAGCTCGCCACGCCCACCCGGGAGGTCAGGGACTTCCTGCACCGCCGGCGGGAACAGATCGCCCAGCGGTGGGCGGACGAGCCCCTGTTCCGCACCGTGTTCACCGTCTCTCGCGACGAGGCGGTGGAGGCGGGCAAGGCCGTCGTGGACGCGCTGGCGCGGGTGGCCGACTCGGACCAGGTGGAGGACCCGGACTCCGCGGGGTTCAGCGCGGTGCGGGAGCAGCTCGCCCGGATGGGCGCGGCCCGCTCTCGTGCCGGTCTGTCCAACACCCAGGTCTCCAGCGAGCTGGCCGCCCTGCGGCCGCCCGTCGAGAACCTGCTGGTCGCCGATCTGGAGCAGGCTCCGCCCGAGCACCTGCGGGCGTGTTCGACGGCGTTCGCCGTGCTGATGGGCACCCTGCGGCTGGTGGCCATGCAGACGGCGCTGAGCGAGTGGGAGGCGCTCAGCGACCGGCAGCGGCTGCAGCTGATGGAGGTGGCCACGCCCGTCATCCGGCTGTGGGACGGCATCGTGGCCGTGCCGCTGATCGGGACGCTCGACAGTGCCCGCAGCCAGGTGGTCATGGAGACGCTGCTGGACGCCGTCGTCGACCAGCACGCCCGGTTCGCGATCCTGGACATCACCGGTGTGCCCACGGTCGACTCGCTGGTGGCACAGCACCTGATGAAGACGGTCGCCGCCGCGCGGCTGATGGGCGCCGAGTGCATCGTCTCCGGCATCCGTCCCGCCATCGCGCAGACGATCGTCCACCTCGGTCTGGATCTGGACGTGATCACCCGCGCGAACCTCGCCGACGCGCTGGGGTACGCGCTGCACCAGCTCGGCGCGGACATCGTGAACGCGGGTGCGGGACAGCGGTGA
- a CDS encoding AMP-dependent synthetase/ligase yields the protein MRDTALAPPAFSPLTGGLADSVFETADREPTRPMLARRTDPASAVWEEVTAIELRDEVVDVAKGLIASGIAPGHRVAIMARTRYEWTVLCYALWAVGAEVVPVYPSSSRDQVEWILRDSGCVAVVVEDEQGVMTVGSVCAALPLLGHVWQLDAGALEDLAVRGESVPIATVDSMRRIVLPDSTAVIAYTSGTTGHALGCALSHRNLAGPCDTLLAGWGQTAAARGEQGSVLAFLPFSHVYGLMIQGLCVRGGLLMGHQADLGGEALFSALRSFRPTYFYAVPSVFEKIYKNFLRTAQQEGHGGLFERAAETARDFAAALERQRLGRGRGPGFDLRLQHALYDRTVYRRLRAALGGRVRRATSGGSPLSRDLSLFYEGIGIYVNDGYGLTETSGGVTMQPLGREKSGTVGQALPGTEIQVADDGEILVRGPSVFQGYVGDDAGTRAALRGGWLATGDLGRLDSEGYLTITGRKKDIIITSSGKSVAPTSLEQRLRMHPLIHQAVVVGDNRPCVGALITLDPDFLAHWRAALALQGEMREAREENALREEVARAVAAANSAVSRSESIRVFRVLPEPFDVTNGLLTPSMKLRRDEIVRHCAAEIDAMYESRRRPGRTGAPEDPAHWDDSDNVFR from the coding sequence ATGCGCGACACGGCCCTCGCTCCACCGGCCTTCTCGCCCCTGACCGGCGGGCTCGCCGACAGCGTCTTCGAGACGGCGGACCGCGAACCCACCCGGCCGATGCTCGCCCGCCGCACCGACCCCGCCTCCGCCGTCTGGGAGGAGGTGACGGCGATCGAGCTGCGCGACGAAGTCGTGGACGTGGCCAAGGGGTTGATCGCGTCCGGGATCGCGCCGGGCCATCGCGTGGCGATCATGGCGCGCACCCGGTACGAGTGGACGGTCCTGTGCTACGCGCTCTGGGCCGTGGGCGCCGAGGTCGTCCCGGTCTATCCGTCGTCGTCGCGCGACCAGGTGGAGTGGATCCTGCGGGACTCCGGCTGTGTGGCCGTGGTGGTGGAGGACGAGCAGGGCGTGATGACCGTCGGCTCGGTGTGCGCGGCGCTGCCGCTGCTGGGCCACGTCTGGCAGCTGGACGCGGGGGCGCTGGAGGATCTGGCGGTGCGCGGGGAGTCCGTGCCGATCGCCACGGTCGACTCGATGCGCCGCATCGTGCTGCCGGACTCCACGGCCGTCATCGCCTACACCTCCGGCACGACCGGCCATGCCCTCGGCTGCGCCCTGAGCCATCGCAATCTGGCCGGGCCCTGCGACACGCTGCTGGCCGGCTGGGGGCAGACTGCGGCAGCGCGTGGGGAGCAGGGCTCCGTGCTGGCGTTCCTGCCCTTCTCCCATGTGTACGGGCTCATGATCCAGGGCCTGTGCGTGCGCGGCGGGCTGCTGATGGGGCACCAGGCCGATCTCGGCGGGGAGGCGCTGTTCTCGGCGCTGCGCTCCTTCCGTCCCACGTACTTCTACGCGGTCCCCTCGGTCTTCGAGAAGATCTACAAGAACTTCCTGCGCACGGCGCAGCAGGAGGGGCACGGCGGGCTGTTCGAGCGGGCCGCCGAGACGGCGCGGGACTTCGCCGCGGCCCTGGAACGCCAGCGGCTGGGCCGGGGCCGCGGACCCGGTTTCGATCTGCGGCTGCAGCACGCCCTCTACGACCGCACGGTGTACCGCAGGCTGCGGGCCGCGCTGGGCGGCCGGGTGCGGCGGGCGACCTCCGGCGGTTCTCCCCTCAGCCGCGACCTGTCCCTCTTCTACGAGGGCATCGGCATCTATGTGAACGACGGCTACGGCCTGACGGAGACCAGCGGCGGGGTGACGATGCAGCCGCTGGGGCGGGAGAAGTCCGGGACCGTGGGGCAGGCCCTGCCCGGCACGGAGATCCAGGTCGCCGACGACGGGGAGATCCTGGTGCGGGGCCCGTCGGTGTTCCAGGGATACGTGGGCGACGACGCCGGCACCCGGGCCGCGCTGCGCGGCGGCTGGCTGGCCACCGGTGACCTCGGGCGGCTGGACTCGGAGGGCTATCTGACGATCACCGGCCGCAAGAAGGACATCATCATCACGAGCAGCGGCAAGAGCGTCGCCCCGACCTCGCTGGAGCAGCGGCTGCGGATGCATCCGCTCATCCATCAGGCGGTGGTGGTGGGCGACAACCGGCCCTGTGTCGGCGCCCTGATCACGCTGGATCCGGATTTCCTGGCGCACTGGCGGGCGGCGCTGGCGCTGCAGGGCGAGATGCGGGAGGCGCGGGAGGAGAACGCGCTGCGGGAGGAGGTGGCGCGGGCCGTGGCCGCGGCCAACAGCGCCGTGTCGCGGTCGGAGTCGATCCGGGTGTTCCGGGTCCTGCCGGAGCCGTTCGACGTGACCAACGGGCTGCTGACGCCGTCGATGAAGCTGCGCAGGGACGAGATCGTGCGGCACTGCGCGGCCGAGATCGACGCGATGTACGAGTCGCGCCGCAGGCCCGGGCGGACGGGCGCCCCGGAGGATCCTGCGCACTGGGACGACTCGGACAACGTGTTCCGTTGA
- a CDS encoding ATP-binding SpoIIE family protein phosphatase, whose translation MPRVWDVPVRDSTRVRDARVAAEDAAALAGLDERRTAAAALVATELATNLLKHAEGGQVLIDVVARPVLREGREEPRVVQIAAIDHGPGIADVPAALRDGFSTTRSLGAGLGTCLRLADDFGLHSRPGRGTVAVARVGTASRGDGTPAGPAVRVWADGASGSWGDMPGPGLPGGAVPGWSGGGPGNGGVLGNEAGNEAGNGPWSRPAPGVRAGGVNIPYAGADCSGDAWAWVRAGERMTLMLADGLGHGPDAARASSAAVAALHRWAHLSPAEALRQLHDALKGTRGAAVALAQLDLRAGRLRFAGIGNVGARLHMDGTWRHLLSRPGIVGVHRPGTLREEEADWGDDRLLILHTDGLPSRWTPPSDPGPPLADPAVTAAVTIRDASSPARPVRDDTAVAVLTPTPPDRP comes from the coding sequence ATGCCGCGCGTGTGGGACGTCCCGGTGCGCGACTCGACACGGGTGCGCGACGCGCGGGTCGCCGCGGAGGACGCGGCCGCGCTGGCCGGTCTCGACGAGCGGCGCACCGCGGCCGCCGCGCTGGTCGCGACCGAGCTCGCCACGAATCTGCTCAAGCACGCCGAGGGTGGTCAGGTGCTCATCGACGTCGTGGCGCGGCCCGTGCTGCGGGAGGGACGCGAGGAGCCCCGGGTCGTGCAGATCGCCGCGATCGACCACGGCCCGGGCATCGCCGACGTGCCCGCGGCGCTGCGCGACGGTTTCTCCACGACCCGCTCGCTGGGCGCGGGCCTCGGCACGTGTCTGCGGCTCGCCGACGACTTCGGCCTGCACAGCAGGCCCGGCCGCGGCACGGTCGCGGTCGCCCGCGTGGGCACCGCCTCCCGCGGCGACGGCACGCCCGCCGGGCCGGCCGTGCGGGTGTGGGCCGACGGGGCCTCGGGGAGCTGGGGCGACATGCCCGGGCCGGGCCTGCCGGGGGGTGCCGTCCCGGGGTGGTCCGGCGGCGGGCCCGGGAACGGTGGTGTCCTCGGGAACGAAGCCGGGAACGAAGCAGGAAACGGCCCCTGGTCCCGCCCGGCCCCAGGTGTGCGGGCCGGAGGCGTGAACATCCCGTACGCCGGAGCCGACTGCTCGGGCGACGCCTGGGCGTGGGTGCGGGCCGGGGAGAGGATGACACTGATGCTGGCGGACGGTCTGGGGCACGGCCCGGACGCCGCTCGTGCCTCGTCCGCCGCGGTCGCGGCGCTGCACCGCTGGGCCCACCTCTCCCCCGCCGAGGCGCTGCGGCAGCTGCACGACGCGCTGAAGGGCACCCGGGGCGCTGCCGTCGCCCTGGCCCAGCTCGACCTGCGGGCCGGGCGGCTGCGGTTCGCCGGCATCGGCAACGTGGGGGCCCGGCTGCACATGGACGGCACCTGGCGTCATCTGCTGTCGCGGCCCGGCATCGTCGGTGTCCACCGGCCCGGCACCCTCCGCGAGGAGGAGGCCGACTGGGGGGACGACCGGCTGCTGATCCTGCACACCGACGGCCTGCCCAGCCGCTGGACGCCGCCGTCCGACCCCGGTCCGCCCTTGGCCGACCCGGCCGTGACGGCCGCCGTGACGATACGTGACGCGAGCAGTCCCGCCCGGCCGGTGCGGGACGACACCGCCGTGGCCGTGCTGACTCCGACCCCGCCGGACCGCCCATGA
- a CDS encoding STAS domain-containing protein, protein MSDAYLRPATGHVPVLRLGDVLLVTLQGDLHDSTAQQLQQDLAETISRTGVRGVLIDISGVEIVDSFLGRVLAEIAAQAKLLAARTVVAGMRPAVAITLVELGLTLPGLRTALSAEAGLELLSRRTPVTGPGGGRQESP, encoded by the coding sequence GTGAGCGACGCCTACCTCCGTCCCGCCACGGGCCATGTGCCGGTCCTGCGGCTCGGCGACGTCCTCCTGGTCACGCTCCAGGGGGACCTGCACGACAGCACGGCGCAGCAGCTCCAGCAGGATCTCGCGGAGACCATCTCCCGCACCGGGGTGCGCGGGGTCCTCATCGACATCTCCGGCGTGGAGATCGTGGACTCCTTCCTCGGCCGGGTGCTGGCCGAGATCGCCGCGCAGGCCAAGCTGCTGGCCGCGCGGACCGTGGTGGCCGGAATGCGCCCGGCGGTCGCGATCACCCTGGTGGAACTGGGACTGACGCTGCCGGGGCTGCGTACCGCGCTCAGCGCCGAGGCGGGCCTGGAGCTCCTCTCGCGGCGGACGCCGGTGACCGGTCCCGGCGGCGGGCGTCAGGAGAGTCCGTGA